Proteins co-encoded in one Podarcis muralis chromosome 12, rPodMur119.hap1.1, whole genome shotgun sequence genomic window:
- the LOC114607376 gene encoding large ribosomal subunit protein bL32m-like isoform X1 → MRKKRKHVERRRQNHEQIELPGTLESRETLWQPFSTLGRSYPPSNVVGLQLPSSLANRIGSLCYACREPVPRPQELQEGVLGHVVQLSRQVAWRKRRQREGRLGFPAPSARLILTGALSRREGGGPVKMAAAALLLVFPCPLPRIQGFLRSCWSQLGCRSPPGGRSWLRLLLRGGSPGASPPRLAFPAASVQPPSAGNPAPALAIQGPGFLPEPTEENAESKETPSFLDSIFWMAAPKSRRTIEVNRCRRRNPRNLIKIKRNIDVCPQCGNLKLKHILCGYCYAKVKRETVAIRKEIWAQEGGPHKAPPVETVVLYEGEKARDEDEGKRIIERTRKRPSWFTQD, encoded by the exons ATGCGCAAAAAGAGAAAACATGTAGAGCGCCGACGACAGAACCATGAACAGATTGAACTTCCGGGAACTCTCGAAAGCCGCGAAACTCtatggcagcctttctcaaccttgggccgTTCGTACCCGCCATCaaacgttgttggactacaactcccgtcatcccttgctaacagaaTTGGTTCCCTCTGCTATGCATGCCGGGAACCGGTGCCTCGCCCTCAGGAGCTACAGGAGGGCGTGCTGGGACATGTAGTCCAGCTCTCTCGCCAAGTGGCTTGGCGGAAACGCCGCCAAAGAGAAGGACGACTCGGTTTCCCAGCGCCCTCAGCGCGGCTGATCCTGACAGGCGCGTTATCGCGCCGCGAAGGCGGAGGGCCGGTCAAGATGGCGGCGGCCGCGCTGCTGCTGGTCTTCCCGTGTCCTTTGCCTCGGATCCAAGGCTTCCTCCGAAGCTGCTGGTCCCAGCTGGGCTGCCGCAGCCCGCCCGGGGGTAGGTCCTGGCTCCGTCTCCTCCTCCGGGGCGGCTCTCCAGGGGCTTCGCCCCCCAGGCTTGCCTTTCCAGCTGCTTCTGTCCAGCCCCCGTCAGCTGGAAACCCAG CTCCTGCTTTAGCAATTCAGGGTCCAGGTTTTTTGCCTGAACCTACAGAAGAGAATGCTGAAAGTAAGGAGACTCCAAGCTTTCTAGACAGCATATTTTGGATGGCAGCCCCAAAATCAAGGCGGACCATTGAAGTAAATCGCTGCAGGCGAAGGAATCCTAGGAACCTTATAAAAATAAAG CGAAACATTGACGTCTGTCCTCAGTGTGGCAACCTGAAACTGAAGCATATTCTTTGTGGCTATTGTTATGCAAAGGTTAAACGGGAGACAGTTGCCATAAGGAAAGAAATATGGGCACAGGAGGGAGGACCACATAAGGCTCCACCTGTAGAGACTGTTGTACTGTATGAGGGAGAGAAAGCTAGAGATGAAGATGAAGGCAAGCGGATCATAGAACGAACAAGGAAGCGCCCATCTTGGTTCACACAGGACTGA
- the LOC114607376 gene encoding large ribosomal subunit protein bL32m-like isoform X2, whose product MRKKRKHVERRRQNHEQIELPGTLESRETLWQPFSTLGRSYPPSNVVGLQLPSSLANRIGSLCYACREPVPRPQELQEGVLGHVVQLSRQVAWRKRRQREGRLGFPAPSARLILTGALSRREGGGPVKMAAAALLLVFPCPLPRIQGFLRSCWSQLGCRSPPGAPALAIQGPGFLPEPTEENAESKETPSFLDSIFWMAAPKSRRTIEVNRCRRRNPRNLIKIKRNIDVCPQCGNLKLKHILCGYCYAKVKRETVAIRKEIWAQEGGPHKAPPVETVVLYEGEKARDEDEGKRIIERTRKRPSWFTQD is encoded by the exons ATGCGCAAAAAGAGAAAACATGTAGAGCGCCGACGACAGAACCATGAACAGATTGAACTTCCGGGAACTCTCGAAAGCCGCGAAACTCtatggcagcctttctcaaccttgggccgTTCGTACCCGCCATCaaacgttgttggactacaactcccgtcatcccttgctaacagaaTTGGTTCCCTCTGCTATGCATGCCGGGAACCGGTGCCTCGCCCTCAGGAGCTACAGGAGGGCGTGCTGGGACATGTAGTCCAGCTCTCTCGCCAAGTGGCTTGGCGGAAACGCCGCCAAAGAGAAGGACGACTCGGTTTCCCAGCGCCCTCAGCGCGGCTGATCCTGACAGGCGCGTTATCGCGCCGCGAAGGCGGAGGGCCGGTCAAGATGGCGGCGGCCGCGCTGCTGCTGGTCTTCCCGTGTCCTTTGCCTCGGATCCAAGGCTTCCTCCGAAGCTGCTGGTCCCAGCTGGGCTGCCGCAGCCCGCCCGGGG CTCCTGCTTTAGCAATTCAGGGTCCAGGTTTTTTGCCTGAACCTACAGAAGAGAATGCTGAAAGTAAGGAGACTCCAAGCTTTCTAGACAGCATATTTTGGATGGCAGCCCCAAAATCAAGGCGGACCATTGAAGTAAATCGCTGCAGGCGAAGGAATCCTAGGAACCTTATAAAAATAAAG CGAAACATTGACGTCTGTCCTCAGTGTGGCAACCTGAAACTGAAGCATATTCTTTGTGGCTATTGTTATGCAAAGGTTAAACGGGAGACAGTTGCCATAAGGAAAGAAATATGGGCACAGGAGGGAGGACCACATAAGGCTCCACCTGTAGAGACTGTTGTACTGTATGAGGGAGAGAAAGCTAGAGATGAAGATGAAGGCAAGCGGATCATAGAACGAACAAGGAAGCGCCCATCTTGGTTCACACAGGACTGA